Proteins from a genomic interval of Microbacterium esteraromaticum:
- the hisH gene encoding imidazole glycerol phosphate synthase subunit HisH, producing MTGPHVAVFDYESGNVHSAVKALAAAGADVELTRDRGRALAADGLVVPGVGAFAAVRDALIAHGGDEIIDRRLAGGRAVLGICVGMQIMFEHGVERGQDSAGLGEWPGAVTELDAPVLPHMGWNTVEPGEGSVLFRGIEHERFYFVHSFAAKSWELDVIPPFPQPAVTWATHGERFIAAVENGPLSATQFHPEKSGEAGIRLLRNWVESL from the coding sequence GTGACCGGGCCCCACGTCGCGGTCTTCGACTACGAGTCGGGCAACGTCCACTCGGCGGTCAAGGCGCTGGCGGCCGCCGGAGCCGATGTCGAACTGACCCGCGACCGCGGCCGCGCCCTGGCCGCCGACGGGCTCGTCGTGCCCGGCGTCGGTGCATTCGCCGCGGTGCGCGACGCCCTGATCGCGCACGGCGGTGACGAGATCATCGATCGCCGCCTGGCGGGCGGGCGCGCCGTGCTCGGCATCTGCGTCGGCATGCAGATCATGTTCGAGCATGGCGTCGAACGCGGCCAGGACTCCGCGGGGCTGGGGGAGTGGCCGGGGGCGGTCACCGAACTGGACGCCCCGGTACTGCCCCACATGGGCTGGAACACCGTCGAGCCTGGCGAGGGATCGGTGCTGTTCCGCGGCATCGAGCACGAACGGTTCTACTTCGTGCACTCCTTCGCCGCCAAGTCGTGGGAACTCGACGTCATTCCGCCCTTCCCGCAGCCCGCGGTGACCTGGGCGACGCACGGCGAGCGGTTCATCGCCGCCGTCGAGAACGGGCCGCTCTCGGCCACGCAGTTCCACCCCGAGAAGTCCGGCGAAGCCGGCATCCGACTCCTGCGCAACTGGGTCGAATCCCTCTGA
- the hisB gene encoding imidazoleglycerol-phosphate dehydratase HisB, translated as MSAPRTASSARTAKRTRSTSESTVEVEVNLDGTGRSDIATSVPFFDHMLTAFAKHSLTDLTVRATGDTHIDAHHTVEDISIVLGQALREALGDKAGISRYGDALVPLDEALAQAVVDISGRPFLVHDGEPAGFEFHLIGGHFTGSLVRHVFEAITLNAGLTVHVRVLGGRDPHHIAEAEFKAFARAFRQAKSLDPLVEGIPSTKGAL; from the coding sequence ATGAGCGCCCCCCGCACCGCATCGTCCGCACGCACGGCGAAGCGCACCCGCAGCACCTCCGAATCGACCGTCGAGGTCGAGGTCAACCTCGACGGCACGGGCCGCAGCGACATCGCCACCTCCGTACCGTTCTTCGACCACATGCTCACGGCGTTCGCGAAGCACTCGCTCACCGACCTCACGGTCCGCGCCACCGGCGACACGCACATCGATGCACACCACACGGTCGAGGACATCTCGATCGTGCTCGGCCAGGCGCTCCGTGAGGCCCTCGGTGACAAGGCCGGTATCTCGCGCTACGGCGACGCACTCGTGCCGCTCGACGAAGCACTCGCCCAGGCCGTGGTCGACATCTCGGGACGGCCGTTTCTCGTGCACGACGGCGAGCCCGCGGGCTTTGAGTTTCACCTGATCGGTGGCCACTTCACCGGTTCTCTCGTGCGTCACGTGTTCGAAGCGATCACGCTCAATGCGGGACTGACCGTGCACGTGCGCGTGCTCGGCGGGCGCGATCCACACCACATCGCCGAGGCCGAGTTCAAGGCGTTCGCCCGGGCCTTCCGTCAGGCGAAGTCACTCGACCCGCTCGTCGAGGGCATCCCGTCCACCAAGGGTGCGCTGTGA
- the lexA gene encoding transcriptional repressor LexA: MSDNTAPAAEAPRTRRRKNLSPKQMAILEVIQDSIARHGYPPSMREIGDAVGLKSLSSVTHQLGQLELSGYLRRDPGKTRAMEVLIDLPGASTENPADTAPAVGDAALVPLVGQIAAGVPITADQQVEEIFPLPRQLVGKGELFMLKVNGESMIDAAICDGDWVVVRTQSSAENGEIVAAMIDGEATVKTFRQRDGHTWLLPRNSAFEPILGDDAVVLGKVVAVLRTV; this comes from the coding sequence ATGAGCGACAACACCGCCCCCGCAGCCGAGGCTCCGCGCACGCGACGTCGCAAGAACTTGAGCCCCAAGCAGATGGCGATCCTCGAGGTCATTCAGGATTCGATCGCACGGCACGGTTACCCGCCGAGCATGCGCGAAATCGGTGACGCCGTGGGCCTCAAGTCGCTCTCCAGCGTCACGCATCAGCTCGGCCAGCTCGAGCTCAGCGGCTACCTGCGCCGCGACCCGGGCAAGACCCGCGCGATGGAGGTGCTCATCGACCTTCCGGGCGCGAGCACCGAGAACCCTGCCGACACCGCGCCCGCGGTCGGCGATGCGGCGCTCGTTCCGCTGGTCGGGCAGATCGCCGCCGGAGTGCCGATCACCGCTGATCAGCAGGTCGAGGAGATCTTCCCGCTACCCCGTCAGCTGGTCGGCAAGGGCGAGCTGTTCATGCTCAAGGTCAACGGCGAGTCGATGATCGACGCCGCGATCTGCGACGGCGACTGGGTGGTCGTGCGCACCCAGAGCTCGGCCGAGAACGGCGAGATCGTGGCTGCCATGATCGACGGCGAGGCGACCGTCAAGACGTTCCGTCAGCGTGATGGACACACCTGGCTGCTGCCCCGCAACTCTGCCTTCGAACCGATCCTCGGCGATGACGCGGTCGTGCTGGGCAAGGTCGTCGCGGTGCTGCGCACGGTCTGA
- a CDS encoding LysM peptidoglycan-binding domain-containing protein, which yields MSTIDIQAPMAPVPATRLRITARGRRVVVMLAALPVVVGVILSALAGGSALASGDLAEPVTFETVAVMPGDTLWSIADEVAPGADPRVVIEDIKRLNNLRSGMIQVGAEIAIPTVYTD from the coding sequence ATGAGCACGATCGATATTCAGGCACCGATGGCCCCGGTTCCGGCGACGCGCCTGCGGATCACCGCTCGCGGCCGCCGAGTGGTCGTCATGCTGGCTGCGCTCCCGGTTGTCGTCGGCGTCATCCTGTCGGCTCTCGCCGGCGGTTCCGCACTCGCCTCCGGTGACCTGGCAGAGCCGGTGACGTTCGAAACGGTCGCCGTGATGCCCGGTGACACGCTGTGGTCGATCGCGGACGAGGTCGCGCCGGGTGCCGACCCGCGCGTGGTCATCGAGGACATCAAGAGGTTGAACAATCTGCGCTCCGGCATGATCCAGGTCGGCGCCGAGATCGCGATCCCCACTGTTTACACCGACTGA
- a CDS encoding SseB family protein: MSQGTDDACDHGAPADSAGVPWEGRSFETNPHAADDGSADPALLAALRRFRSGEGSQVEVVDALRSARVLVPLVAERGDEGVGPTGLKVDKTQELSIVTVAAPDGRRVQPVFSSVDTMRRWDAQARPIPVEAVRVALSASSEQTDLIVLDPASDTEFVVRRPAIWAMAQSQPWEPSFLSPEVFTALRESIAHELAVIDVAVASGDADARMRGPELIVTLTLIDGLDRETLDAVLARLAQRWAADDRMAVLVDSLTVKLTRSEVS, encoded by the coding sequence ATGTCGCAGGGGACTGACGACGCCTGCGACCACGGTGCCCCCGCTGACTCGGCGGGCGTGCCGTGGGAGGGGCGCAGTTTCGAGACCAACCCCCACGCCGCCGACGACGGATCCGCCGACCCTGCGCTGCTCGCCGCTTTGCGGCGATTCCGCTCGGGCGAGGGGTCGCAGGTCGAGGTCGTCGATGCGTTGCGAAGCGCCCGCGTGCTCGTGCCGCTGGTCGCCGAGCGCGGCGATGAGGGCGTCGGGCCGACCGGACTGAAGGTCGACAAGACCCAGGAGCTCTCGATCGTCACCGTGGCCGCCCCCGACGGGCGTCGCGTGCAGCCGGTCTTCTCTTCCGTCGACACGATGCGGCGCTGGGACGCTCAGGCCCGGCCGATCCCGGTCGAGGCCGTGCGCGTCGCGCTGTCGGCGTCGAGCGAGCAGACCGATCTGATCGTGCTCGATCCGGCATCCGACACCGAGTTCGTCGTGCGTCGCCCCGCGATCTGGGCGATGGCGCAGAGCCAGCCGTGGGAGCCGAGCTTCCTGTCGCCGGAGGTGTTCACGGCCCTGCGTGAGAGTATCGCGCACGAACTGGCCGTCATCGATGTGGCCGTCGCGTCGGGGGACGCGGATGCCCGCATGCGCGGCCCCGAACTGATCGTCACGCTGACGCTGATCGATGGCCTGGACCGCGAGACTCTGGACGCTGTGCTGGCGCGGCTGGCTCAACGGTGGGCGGCCGATGACCGCATGGCGGTTCTGGTCGACTCGCTCACCGTCAAGCTCACGCGCTCCGAGGTCAGTTGA
- the smpB gene encoding SsrA-binding protein SmpB, with product MPRERGEKVVATNRRARHDYNIEKSYEAGLVLTGTEVKSLRQGRANLSDGYAYVKGGEAFLDAVHIPEYSQGHWTNHSAKRIRKLLLHREEIHKLEHAVSAGGYTLVPLRLYFSDGRAKVEIALAKGKREFDKRQVLRERQDKREAERAMRTRNRLGE from the coding sequence ATGCCCAGGGAACGCGGTGAGAAGGTCGTTGCGACCAACCGTCGCGCACGTCACGACTACAACATCGAGAAGTCGTACGAAGCGGGGCTGGTGCTCACCGGCACCGAGGTCAAGTCGCTGCGCCAGGGGCGCGCGAACCTCAGTGACGGTTACGCCTATGTCAAGGGCGGCGAGGCGTTCCTCGACGCCGTGCACATCCCCGAGTACTCGCAGGGGCACTGGACGAATCACTCGGCCAAGCGCATCCGCAAGCTGCTGCTTCACCGCGAAGAGATTCACAAGCTCGAGCACGCCGTCTCGGCGGGCGGGTACACCCTCGTCCCGCTGCGCCTGTACTTCTCGGACGGCCGCGCCAAGGTCGAGATCGCCCTGGCGAAGGGCAAGCGCGAGTTCGACAAGCGCCAGGTGCTGCGTGAGCGGCAGGACAAGCGCGAGGCCGAGCGCGCCATGCGCACGCGCAATCGTCTGGGCGAGTAG
- the ftsE gene encoding cell division ATP-binding protein FtsE, giving the protein MIRFENVTKRYRGTKRPALSDVDFNIEAGEFVFLVGASGSGKSTCLRLILREDVPTTGRVAVLGRDLRSLANRKVPYFRRQIGSVFQDFRLLPSKTVAQNVAFSLQVIGSSRGFIQQAVPEALALVGLDGKAKRMPHELSGGEQQRVAIARAIVNRPKILLADEPTGNLDPATSVGIMQLLTRINAGGTTVLMATHEAAFVDQMQRRVIELHGGDLVRDEVGGGYGDTSGIPRLLPGTVPGAAAAAALSAMQELQRESLTAAAPVDAADEATSTTDATMPDSAAAVEQQPARSQEPSPPQEPSPPQESATQVGPRTNPIIIPEVDVAELGMADRLGLSDDDEEVGPTS; this is encoded by the coding sequence ATGATTCGGTTCGAGAACGTCACCAAGCGCTATCGCGGCACCAAACGCCCCGCGCTCTCCGATGTCGACTTCAACATCGAGGCGGGCGAGTTCGTCTTCCTCGTCGGAGCCTCGGGCTCGGGCAAGTCGACGTGCCTGCGACTGATCCTGCGCGAGGACGTGCCCACCACGGGGCGCGTCGCCGTGCTCGGGCGCGATCTGCGCTCGCTCGCCAATCGTAAGGTGCCCTACTTTCGTCGTCAGATCGGCTCGGTCTTTCAGGACTTCCGCCTGCTGCCGTCCAAGACGGTGGCGCAGAATGTGGCCTTCTCGCTGCAGGTGATCGGTTCATCGCGCGGGTTCATCCAGCAGGCGGTCCCCGAGGCGCTCGCACTGGTGGGGCTCGACGGCAAGGCCAAGCGCATGCCGCACGAGCTCTCCGGCGGTGAGCAGCAGCGCGTGGCGATCGCGCGTGCGATCGTGAACCGCCCCAAGATCCTGCTCGCCGATGAGCCGACTGGAAACCTCGACCCCGCGACCTCAGTCGGCATCATGCAGCTGCTGACCCGCATCAACGCGGGCGGCACGACGGTGTTGATGGCGACGCACGAGGCCGCCTTCGTCGACCAGATGCAGCGCCGCGTGATCGAGCTTCACGGCGGAGACCTGGTTCGCGACGAGGTCGGTGGCGGGTACGGCGACACCTCGGGCATCCCGCGGCTCCTGCCCGGCACCGTGCCGGGCGCGGCCGCCGCCGCCGCGCTCAGCGCCATGCAAGAGCTGCAGCGCGAGTCGCTGACCGCGGCAGCGCCGGTGGATGCCGCAGACGAGGCGACCAGCACGACAGACGCCACGATGCCGGACTCCGCCGCCGCCGTGGAACAGCAGCCGGCCCGGTCGCAGGAGCCGTCTCCACCGCAAGAGCCGTCTCCACCGCAGGAGAGCGCCACGCAGGTGGGCCCGCGCACGAACCCGATCATCATTCCCGAGGTCGACGTCGCAGAGCTCGGGATGGCAGACCGCCTGGGCCTCTCGGACGACGACGAGGAAGTGGGGCCGACCTCATGA
- a CDS encoding DUF2510 domain-containing protein, which translates to MSTPAGWYDDGSGRQRWWDGQQWTEHFAPEGQQPEAEQPEPQPSSEADANAFDPDATVLREEIPAASQDDQPTQVYPPSDVTAGAYAPPAAPGYADVNATAAYPGAYQAPAAGQAYGAYAPAEPAGPKKTPVLGFVGLGLAIVGTILACIPVTFIFGAFVLFAAFVVSLIAVFLKNTKKWPSITGLALSVVGGIVGTIIFTVAVLFAVGEAVDSLPSSAPTSDSGSSVPDETDDPDDSGTTGGEGRPSTAEVTAGFVEIIEAMGLTSDDLTDEQITCYAEYFIASDIPDETLWVIASGEDALADMDALGEFSEKLAEGTPSCLIP; encoded by the coding sequence ATGAGCACGCCTGCAGGGTGGTACGACGACGGATCCGGACGCCAGCGCTGGTGGGACGGCCAGCAGTGGACCGAGCACTTCGCCCCGGAGGGGCAGCAGCCCGAGGCCGAGCAGCCCGAACCCCAGCCGTCCTCCGAGGCGGATGCGAACGCTTTCGACCCGGATGCCACCGTGCTCCGCGAGGAGATCCCCGCCGCGTCGCAGGACGACCAGCCCACCCAGGTCTACCCGCCCTCGGACGTGACCGCGGGCGCGTACGCACCTCCGGCCGCACCCGGCTACGCAGATGTCAACGCGACCGCGGCGTACCCCGGCGCCTACCAGGCACCGGCCGCCGGTCAGGCATACGGTGCCTACGCACCGGCCGAACCCGCGGGCCCCAAGAAGACGCCCGTGCTCGGCTTCGTCGGTCTCGGCCTCGCGATCGTCGGCACGATCCTGGCGTGCATCCCGGTGACCTTTATCTTCGGTGCCTTCGTGCTGTTCGCCGCGTTCGTCGTGTCGCTGATCGCGGTGTTCCTGAAGAACACCAAGAAGTGGCCGTCGATCACCGGTCTGGCGCTGTCGGTCGTGGGCGGGATCGTCGGCACGATCATCTTCACCGTCGCTGTGCTGTTCGCCGTGGGCGAGGCTGTCGACTCGCTGCCTTCGAGCGCACCGACCTCTGACTCGGGCTCGTCCGTTCCGGATGAGACCGACGACCCGGACGACTCCGGTACGACCGGCGGCGAGGGCCGCCCGTCGACCGCCGAGGTAACCGCCGGTTTCGTGGAGATCATCGAGGCGATGGGTCTCACCTCAGACGACCTCACCGATGAGCAGATCACCTGCTATGCCGAGTACTTCATCGCTTCCGACATCCCCGACGAGACCCTGTGGGTCATCGCCTCGGGTGAGGACGCACTCGCGGACATGGACGCACTTGGTGAGTTCTCGGAGAAGCTCGCCGAGGGCACACCTTCCTGCCTGATCCCCTGA
- a CDS encoding histidinol-phosphate transaminase has translation MTSLDELPLRDDLRGLTPYGAPQAPLPIALNVNENTHPVPDEVADDILDEIARALREVNRYPDREFTALREGFAEYLGHGLTADQIWAGNGSNEVLQHILQAFSGPGRTVFGFAPTYSMYPLLAQGTGARWVAGARDDDYALTPESAAAQVAEADPDVVLLCAPNNPTGTPMGLDVIEAVYEAARGVVVVDEAYFEFAPHDSVSALTLLHGRPRLAISRTMSKAFAFAGARVGYLAADPAFIDALRLVRLPYHLSAITQAAAIAALRNSATMLRMVDEIVEQRDRISATLEALGYQPHESWSNFVLFGGVTDPPALWRALYDRGVLIRDVGIPGHLRVSAGTEAETTAFLEALASIGSPS, from the coding sequence GTGACTTCTCTTGACGAGCTACCCCTCCGCGACGACCTCCGCGGACTCACTCCCTACGGCGCACCCCAGGCACCGCTGCCGATCGCGCTGAACGTCAACGAGAACACCCATCCGGTGCCCGATGAGGTCGCCGACGACATCCTCGACGAAATCGCGCGTGCACTGCGTGAGGTCAACCGCTATCCGGATCGTGAGTTCACCGCACTCCGTGAAGGCTTCGCTGAGTACCTCGGCCACGGGCTCACCGCCGATCAGATCTGGGCGGGCAATGGCTCCAACGAGGTGCTCCAGCACATCCTGCAGGCCTTCAGCGGTCCGGGCCGCACAGTGTTCGGATTCGCCCCCACCTACTCGATGTACCCGCTCCTGGCGCAGGGAACCGGCGCGCGGTGGGTTGCCGGTGCGCGCGACGACGACTACGCGCTGACGCCCGAGAGTGCGGCAGCACAGGTCGCCGAGGCTGATCCCGACGTCGTACTGCTGTGCGCTCCCAACAACCCCACCGGCACGCCCATGGGACTCGACGTCATTGAGGCCGTCTACGAGGCCGCACGGGGTGTGGTCGTTGTCGATGAGGCCTACTTCGAGTTCGCGCCGCACGACTCGGTCTCGGCGCTCACCCTGTTGCATGGGCGGCCTCGCCTGGCGATCTCGCGCACTATGAGCAAGGCGTTCGCCTTCGCCGGTGCGCGTGTGGGCTACCTGGCCGCCGACCCCGCGTTCATCGACGCGCTCCGACTGGTGCGTCTGCCGTATCACCTGAGCGCGATCACTCAGGCCGCCGCGATCGCCGCACTGCGCAACTCCGCCACCATGCTGCGCATGGTCGACGAGATCGTTGAACAGCGTGACCGCATCTCGGCCACCCTCGAAGCCCTCGGCTACCAGCCGCACGAATCCTGGTCGAACTTCGTCCTGTTCGGCGGTGTCACCGACCCGCCCGCGTTGTGGCGCGCCCTCTACGATCGCGGTGTCCTGATCCGTGACGTGGGCATCCCCGGCCACCTGCGCGTCTCGGCGGGCACCGAGGCCGAGACCACCGCCTTTCTGGAAGCACTCGCGTCGATAGGATCTCCCTCATGA
- a CDS encoding S9 family peptidase — MTSSFGSWPSPFTAAQIAQAAPRIDGALFVGDEIWWGESVPSEGGRITVRSSTGAEILPAPWNARSRVHEYGGGSWTADDEGTLFFVDGSDQRVYRMPSSGDPEPLTAPGAAYGGLRAQQGRLLAVREDLRPQPHRRAIVEIPVDGSAAADDDAVRVVVSTTGFVAHPALSPDGSRIAWVQWSTEHMPWELALLHVASVNGDAMMSVSTRAALQPEWVSDDELLYLDDPSGRWNLQRVRVDETAAAPTPVAPADADTGGGLWVLGNRWYRPLDDGRIVAVRTNGDDRIVRIGTDGNATQLDVPITAGASIDDVRGSRVLVSGAGATVGAGLWFLDLDRGTVTTVTGGADADLDWVPQARPVTFDGPHGPVHAFDYPPTNPDARAPHGELPPYIVMVHGGPTAHVSGAASTAYAYWTSRGIGVLDVNYGGSTGYGRAYRERLDGAWGVVDVDDVIAAARGLADAGLADPARIAIRGGSAGGWTVLSALVRGGTFGAGISRYGVADLRMLAAETHDFEARYLDGLVGPLPEAESVYIERSPLTHADRIDVPVLLEQGSEDRVVPPSQSEAIRDALAARGVPHEYVLFEGEGHGFRAAEAIIASLETELRFLGRAFDFEPRLGA, encoded by the coding sequence ATGACCTCGTCTTTCGGTTCGTGGCCGTCTCCGTTCACCGCTGCTCAGATCGCGCAGGCTGCGCCCCGGATCGACGGCGCTCTCTTCGTCGGCGACGAGATCTGGTGGGGTGAGTCGGTGCCCTCCGAGGGCGGCCGGATCACGGTGCGCAGCTCGACCGGCGCCGAGATCCTGCCCGCGCCGTGGAACGCCCGCTCCCGCGTGCACGAATACGGTGGCGGTTCGTGGACCGCCGACGACGAGGGAACGCTGTTCTTCGTGGACGGCTCTGACCAGCGGGTGTATCGGATGCCCTCGTCCGGCGATCCCGAGCCGCTCACGGCGCCCGGCGCCGCGTACGGCGGTCTGCGCGCTCAGCAGGGGCGCCTCTTGGCTGTGCGCGAAGACCTGCGCCCGCAGCCGCACCGGCGCGCGATCGTCGAGATTCCGGTGGACGGCTCGGCTGCGGCTGACGACGACGCCGTACGCGTGGTCGTCTCGACTACTGGCTTCGTAGCGCACCCGGCACTGTCGCCGGACGGCTCCCGCATCGCGTGGGTGCAGTGGAGCACAGAGCACATGCCCTGGGAGCTCGCACTGCTGCACGTGGCATCGGTGAACGGCGATGCGATGATGTCGGTGTCGACCCGCGCGGCACTGCAGCCGGAGTGGGTGAGCGATGACGAGCTGCTCTACCTCGATGACCCGTCCGGACGCTGGAACCTGCAGCGCGTGCGGGTCGATGAGACCGCGGCTGCTCCCACGCCGGTGGCGCCCGCCGACGCTGACACCGGCGGCGGACTGTGGGTGCTCGGCAACCGGTGGTACCGCCCGCTCGACGACGGACGCATCGTCGCGGTGCGCACCAACGGCGACGATCGGATCGTCCGGATCGGCACGGACGGCAACGCCACGCAGCTGGACGTGCCCATCACGGCCGGCGCGAGCATCGATGACGTGCGCGGCTCACGGGTGCTCGTCTCAGGAGCGGGCGCAACGGTCGGCGCAGGACTGTGGTTCCTCGATCTGGACCGCGGCACGGTGACGACGGTCACCGGTGGCGCCGACGCCGACCTCGACTGGGTTCCCCAGGCGCGGCCGGTCACCTTCGACGGCCCGCACGGGCCGGTGCACGCGTTCGATTACCCGCCGACCAACCCTGACGCCCGCGCGCCGCACGGCGAGCTGCCGCCGTACATCGTGATGGTGCACGGCGGACCCACCGCACATGTCTCGGGGGCAGCATCCACCGCCTACGCGTACTGGACCAGCCGCGGAATCGGTGTGCTCGATGTCAACTACGGCGGATCGACCGGGTACGGTCGCGCCTACCGCGAGCGTCTTGACGGCGCCTGGGGCGTCGTCGACGTCGACGACGTGATCGCCGCGGCGCGCGGCTTGGCCGACGCCGGTCTCGCCGATCCCGCGCGGATCGCGATCCGCGGCGGGTCCGCGGGTGGTTGGACGGTGCTGAGCGCACTCGTGCGCGGTGGCACCTTCGGCGCCGGAATCTCACGGTACGGCGTCGCCGACCTGCGGATGCTGGCCGCTGAGACCCATGACTTCGAAGCGCGCTATCTCGATGGCCTGGTCGGTCCCCTGCCGGAGGCGGAGTCGGTCTACATCGAGCGTTCTCCGCTCACGCACGCCGACCGGATCGACGTTCCTGTGCTGCTGGAGCAGGGCAGCGAGGACCGCGTGGTTCCGCCGTCGCAGTCCGAGGCGATCCGCGATGCCCTTGCCGCGCGCGGTGTTCCGCACGAGTATGTGCTGTTCGAGGGCGAGGGTCACGGTTTCCGTGCGGCCGAGGCGATCATCGCCTCGCTGGAGACCGAACTGCGCTTTCTCGGGCGCGCCTTCGACTTCGAACCGCGATTGGGCGCCTGA
- the priA gene encoding bifunctional 1-(5-phosphoribosyl)-5-((5-phosphoribosylamino)methylideneamino)imidazole-4-carboxamide isomerase/phosphoribosylanthranilate isomerase PriA codes for MNDFAQSPALILLPAVDVAGGKAVRLTQGEAGTETNYGDPVDAAGEFVDAGAQWIHLVDLDAAFGRGSNSSILRKVIKQYRGINIEVSGGIRDDASLEAALESGAARINLGTAALENPEWAADVISRYGEAVAVGLDVRGTTLAARGWTKEGGDIWEVLERLEEAGCSRYVVTDVTKDGTLRGPNLDLLREITARTPKPVIASGGVSSLDDIAALRELVPLGVEGAIVGKALYAGQFTLAEALDVAGD; via the coding sequence ATGAACGATTTCGCACAGTCACCAGCCCTGATCCTGCTGCCCGCCGTGGATGTGGCCGGCGGAAAGGCGGTGCGACTCACCCAGGGCGAGGCGGGCACCGAGACCAACTACGGCGACCCCGTCGACGCGGCAGGCGAGTTCGTCGACGCCGGCGCCCAGTGGATCCACCTCGTCGACCTCGACGCGGCCTTCGGCCGGGGCAGCAACAGCTCGATCCTGCGCAAGGTCATCAAGCAGTACCGCGGCATCAACATCGAGGTCTCGGGCGGCATCCGCGATGACGCGAGCCTCGAAGCGGCGCTGGAGTCGGGCGCGGCCCGTATCAACCTCGGCACCGCGGCGCTGGAGAACCCCGAGTGGGCCGCCGACGTCATCAGCCGCTACGGCGAGGCCGTCGCCGTCGGACTCGACGTGCGCGGCACGACCCTCGCGGCACGCGGCTGGACCAAGGAAGGCGGCGACATCTGGGAGGTGCTGGAGCGCCTCGAAGAGGCCGGCTGCAGCCGCTACGTCGTCACCGACGTCACCAAGGACGGCACGCTGCGCGGACCCAACCTCGATCTGCTGCGGGAGATCACCGCGCGCACACCGAAGCCCGTGATCGCCTCGGGCGGCGTCTCCAGCCTCGACGACATCGCCGCACTGCGCGAGCTCGTCCCGCTGGGTGTCGAGGGCGCGATCGTCGGCAAGGCGCTCTACGCCGGACAGTTCACCCTCGCCGAGGCTCTGGATGTCGCAGGGGACTGA
- the ftsX gene encoding permease-like cell division protein FtsX, translating to MRFSLIVGEALAGLRRNISMVISVVLVTFVSLTFVGAAILMQAQISTMRAYWGEQAEVTVYMCSPLSTSANCVDGAATPEQVERIEQDLQGDALAPLISEVVFEDKQATFDLWVERFGEEQAGAFGVENMGEVFRITLEDPQRSDVISEAFSGVAGVDEVQDQRKLLDPLFSALTVATYIAVGVAALMLIAAVLLIGTTIRLSAYARRKEIAIMRLVGASNRSIQLPFVLEGVFAAFLGSVLASAAVLAGVHFGVEGYLAERVPFMRPLVGMSEAAFVVPVLVGIGIVLAALSAGFAIRRWLRA from the coding sequence ATGAGATTCTCGCTTATCGTCGGCGAGGCCCTCGCGGGTCTGCGCCGCAACATCTCGATGGTCATCTCGGTGGTGCTTGTCACCTTCGTCTCACTGACGTTCGTGGGCGCCGCGATCCTGATGCAAGCGCAGATCAGCACGATGCGCGCCTACTGGGGCGAGCAGGCCGAGGTCACGGTGTATATGTGCTCCCCGCTGTCGACGTCGGCGAACTGCGTCGATGGTGCGGCGACGCCCGAACAGGTGGAGCGCATCGAGCAGGACCTGCAGGGCGATGCCCTGGCACCGCTGATCAGCGAGGTGGTCTTCGAAGACAAGCAGGCGACGTTCGATCTGTGGGTGGAGCGCTTCGGTGAAGAGCAGGCCGGCGCGTTCGGTGTCGAGAACATGGGTGAGGTGTTCCGCATCACGCTCGAAGACCCGCAACGCTCCGATGTGATCAGCGAGGCGTTCTCAGGTGTGGCCGGCGTCGACGAGGTGCAGGATCAGCGCAAGCTGCTCGATCCGCTCTTCTCCGCCTTGACGGTGGCCACCTACATCGCCGTCGGTGTCGCGGCGCTCATGCTGATCGCGGCCGTGCTCCTGATCGGAACGACCATTCGACTGTCGGCCTACGCCCGTCGCAAAGAGATCGCGATCATGCGTTTGGTCGGCGCCTCGAACCGATCCATCCAGTTGCCGTTCGTGCTGGAGGGCGTCTTCGCCGCATTCCTCGGTTCGGTGCTGGCCAGTGCCGCTGTGCTCGCCGGTGTGCATTTCGGTGTCGAGGGGTACCTCGCCGAACGCGTACCGTTCATGCGTCCGCTGGTGGGCATGTCCGAGGCGGCGTTCGTCGTACCGGTGCTGGTCGGTATCGGCATCGTGCTCGCGGCGCTGTCGGCCGGATTCGCGATCCGCCGGTGGTTGCGCGCGTAG